One stretch of Cryptosporidium parvum Iowa II chromosome 3, whole genome shotgun sequence DNA includes these proteins:
- a CDS encoding hypothetical protein (similar to putative diphthamide biosynthesis protein), with amino-acid sequence MDHNLELGNYSDFDFQTTSKWIAKHSKGKEGLIVALQFSVSDIKYAPRIQYLIEKQVNCIVSKEDGSKDQCNIRFFVLSDIVNPACCLDVLNIKKSHSDLVIHFGYSCYHNIRNFRLPVYFVPSSSDYFYVSESNTLCDITSFLYKQLNNRLLEGNNSLKRMNVILSFQGILKNNSQTTLLDKIRSSELNKTSNDVEICIYQLSPINVTDCIQDQHSEFICDLLLSKLGHDKELKLDDLEKRFERSKNMTSSESVIFFHFISKDDKYSNLPNSFLERIFLRYNQLFEIFLCQVNDSDSSIELNPNALNELSSIISKRFVVIEKAKSIHSENHVAFVITPGITQLEWKLIEFFKRHNYRINADNGKKIKIETHIISLTGVNEVKLRNFPDIDIFCFFGCSEYFLSHIIKNLNLKTPIILTPFEYQVFLGITEWSTRYLNTPDLQSHVLSDNDLSFHSSISDSEDSELDQDFSKLSIEDSEILKNNTLSTKTESYSLQSIDKKTKKLLVSLNSIKNKYGRSYFGLNPLENTDHIPKITQGRDGIASMYKNEII; translated from the coding sequence ATGGACCATAATCTTGAATTGGGGAACTACTCCgattttgattttcaaaCCACTTCAAAATGGATAGCTAAACACTCAAAAGGCAAAGAAGGGCTAATTGTTGCATTGCAATTTTCTGTATCTGATATTAAATATGCCCCAAGAATTCAATATCTTATAGAAAAGCAAGTAAATTGTATAGTTTCAAAAGAAGATGGTTCTAAAGATCAATGTAATATTcgattttttgttttatctGATATTGTAAACCCAGCATGTTGTCTGGATGTTttaaatatcaaaaagTCACATTCAGATTTAGTAATACACTTTGGTTACAGTTGCTATCataatattagaaactTCCGTCTACCTGTTTACTTTGTCCCATCCTCCTCTGACTATTTTTATGTTTCAGAATCTAATACGCTCTGCGATATTACAAGCTTTCTGTATAAACAGCTAAATAATAGGCTTCTTGAGGGGaataattctttgaaaaGGATGAATGTGATACTCTCATTCCAAGGAATATTAAAGAACAACTCTCAAACGACATTGTTGGATAAAATAAGAAGTTCTGAATTGAATAAAACTAGCAATGATGTAGAGATTTGCATATACCAACTTTCCCCTATAAATGTTACTGACTGTATTCAAGATCAACACTCGGAATTTATTTGTGATTTACTTCTATCAAAATTGGGGCACGACAAAGAGTTAAAACTTGATGATTTGGAGAAGCGTTTTGAGAGGTCCAAAAATATGACTTCAAGTGAATCTGTAATTTTCTTCCACTTTATTTCTAAAGatgataaatattctaaTCTTCCTAATTCTTTTCTGGAAAGAATTTTCCTTAGAtataatcaattatttgaaatttttttgtgCCAAGTAAATGACTCAGATTCTAGCATAGAACTAAATCCAAATGCTTTGAATGAGTTGAGTTCTATAATATCTAAAAGATTTGTTGTTATTGAAAAGGCAAAGTCAATCCATTCTGAAAATCATGTCGCTTTTGTAATTACTCCTGGAATAACGCAATTAGAATGGAAActtattgaattttttaaaaggCATAATTACAGGATAAACGCAGATAAtgggaaaaaaataaagattgAAACTCacattatttctttaactGGAGTGAATGAAgtaaaattaagaaatttcccagatattgatattttctGTTTTTTTGGTTGTTCTGAGTATTTTTTATCccatattattaaaaatcttaatttaaaaactCCAATTATTCTTACACCCTTTGAATACCAGGTATTTCTTGGAATTACAGAATGGAGTACGCGTTATCTAAATACCCCAGACTTACAATCTCATGTCTTAAGTGACAATGATCTTTCTTTTCACTCTTCAATATCAGATTCTGAAGATTCTGAATTAGATCAAGatttttcaaaactttCAATTGAGGACtcagaaatattgaaaaataacaCACTTTCCACGAAAACTGAATCTTATTCTTTGCAAAGTATCGACAAGAAAACTAAAAAGTTATTGGTATCATTAAActcaattaaaaataaatatggGCGTTCTTATTTTGGTCTAAATCCCTTGGAAAACACTGATCATATACCTAAAATTACTCAAGGAAGAGATGGAATCGCATCCATgtataaaaatgaaataatataa